One part of the Kryptolebias marmoratus isolate JLee-2015 linkage group LG2, ASM164957v2, whole genome shotgun sequence genome encodes these proteins:
- the sh3bgr gene encoding SH3 domain-binding glutamic acid-rich protein isoform X7 produces the protein MKPEAWRQKYPPAAWVYVCVCVCGISAFLRPGCDLIIEEADCSFKTNLVASILSNKPRKMVIKVFLATSSGSTAIKKKQQDVVGFLEALKVDYAELDIACNEQNRMWMRQNVPEEKKPANGIPLPPQIFNEDSYCGDYDTFFDAKEDNSVFAFLGLAPPPGSKEALQADKKHILQNGTHTEENPDNSVEVPVEEHNGDAHGGEEQEQAADEEEGEGVEADKVGNAGDDEEEEEEEEEAVEETDEQAQEEEEEEEQEEEVE, from the exons ATGAAGCCTGAAGCCTGGAGACAAAAATACCCCCCAGCAGCttgggtgtatgtgtgtgtgtgtgtgtgtgggatctCAGCGTTTCTCCGTCCTGGGTGCGATCTAATAATAGAAGAGGCAGACTGCTCCTTTAAGACCAACCTTGTTGCTTCTATTCTATCAAATAAACCCAGAAAAATGGTGATCAAAGTCTTCCTCGCCACTTCCTCGGGATCCACGGCG ATCAAGAAGAAGCAGCAAGATGTGGTGGGCTTCTTGGAGGCCCTCAAAGTGGACTACGCAGAGCTGGACATCGCCTGCAACGAGCAGAATCGCATGTGGATGAGGCAGAACGTCCCCGAGGAGAAGAAGCCCGCCAACGGCATCCCGTTGCCGCCGCAGATTTTCAACGAGGACAGCTACTGTGGG GACTATGACACATTCTTCGACGCCAAGGAGGACAACTCGGTGTTTGCCTTCCTGGGTTTGGCCCCTCCTCCTGGATCCAAG GAAGCACTGCAGGCTGACAAGAAGCACATTCTGCAGAACGGAACCCACACTGAAGAAAACCCTGACAACTCAGTA GAGGTGCCAGTCGAGGAGCACAACGGGGATGCACACGGAGGGGAGGAGCAGGAACAGGCAGCTGATGAGGAGGAAGGTGAGGGCGTCGAGGCAGACAAGGTGGGAAATGCAGGAGacgacgaagaggaggaggaggaggaggaggaggccgtGGAAGAAACAGACGAG CAGGcacaagaagaggaagaagaggaagaacaa
- the LOC119617892 gene encoding lebercilin-like — protein MALKSQVWDLQQQLAEARTENKLLKTVQQRHMVALKHFQDSEDSVSQIVVKHNNEAKALQELLRQTRASRGNLSRQLQAAENKLRSTKAAVQHLQLQLLRQDHSLLERDKLVLKLDKASAQLEDKDRRIQDLDRRLELSQASFKRQLVAEQRKVREARKASCYLEEDVYQLTREVQVSLRTRLPPENTDIKLAERVEV, from the exons ATGGCGCTGAAGAGCCAGGTGTGggacctgcagcagcagctggctgaaGCCAGGACTGAGAACAAGCTGCTGAAGACGGTCCAGCAGCGCCACATGGTGGCACTGAAGCACTTCCAGGACTCAGAGGACAGCGTCTCACAG ATTGTcgtcaaacacaacaatgaagCCAAGGCCCTCCAGGAGCTGCTCCGGCAAACCCGTGCCAGCCGCGGCAACTTGTCCCGGCAGCTGCAGGCCGCAGAGAACAAGCTGCGCAGCACAAAGGCTGCCGTCCaacacctgcagctgcagctgctgcgtCAGGATCACAGCCTGCTGGAGAGGGACAAGCTCGTCCTGAAGCTGGACAAGGCCTCTGCGCAGCTGGAGGACAAGGACAGGAGGATACAG GACCTGGACAGGAGGCTGGAGTTGAGCCAGGCCTCCTTCAAACGCCAGTTAGTCGCTGAACAGAGGAAAGTCAGGGAGGCGAGGAAGGCCTCCTGCTACCTGGAGGAGGACGTCTACCAGCTAACCAGAGAAGTCCAGGTGTCACTCAGGACGCGTCTCCCACCAGAAAACACTGATATCAAGTTAGCAGAAAGAGTTGAGGTTTGA
- the si:ch73-281n10.2 gene encoding non-histone chromosomal protein HMG-14A encodes MGRKKATNDVDATAEPRRKSQRLSEKETQPKPQPEKKKAPPKTKKVKEATKAKAEEKQEAQAETETPAENGEAKVEEAAGDEQAEEKEDKAEEEEEEEKEAAE; translated from the exons ATGGGGAGGAAAAAA gcTACCAATGATGTGGATGCAACTGCAGAG cCAAGGCGAAAGTCTCAAAGGTTGTCAGAA AAAGAGACGCAACCGAAACCGcagccagaaaagaaaaag GCACCGCCGAAGACCAAGAAGGTGAAGGAGGCGACAAAGGCCAAGGCCGAGGAGAAGCAAGAAGCCCAGGCTGAGACCGAAACTCCTGCGGAAAACGGGGAAGCCAAAGTCGAGGAG GCTGCAGGCGATGAGCAGGCCGAAGAGAAGGAGGACaaagctgaggaagaggaggaggaagagaaggaagCAGCAGAGTAG
- the sh3bgr gene encoding SH3 domain-binding glutamic acid-rich protein isoform X6, translating to MKPEAWRQKYPPAAWVYVCVCVCGISAFLRPGCDLIIEEADCSFKTNLVASILSNKPRKMVIKVFLATSSGSTAIKKKQQDVVGFLEALKVDYAELDIACNEQNRMWMRQNVPEEKKPANGIPLPPQIFNEDSYCGDYDTFFDAKEDNSVFAFLGLAPPPGSKEALQADKKHILQNGTHTEENPDNSVEVPVEEHNGDAHGGEEQEQAADEEEGEGVEADKVGNAGDDEEEEEEEEEAVEETDEQAQEEEEEEEQEEEEEEAEEEEEVE from the exons ATGAAGCCTGAAGCCTGGAGACAAAAATACCCCCCAGCAGCttgggtgtatgtgtgtgtgtgtgtgtgtgggatctCAGCGTTTCTCCGTCCTGGGTGCGATCTAATAATAGAAGAGGCAGACTGCTCCTTTAAGACCAACCTTGTTGCTTCTATTCTATCAAATAAACCCAGAAAAATGGTGATCAAAGTCTTCCTCGCCACTTCCTCGGGATCCACGGCG ATCAAGAAGAAGCAGCAAGATGTGGTGGGCTTCTTGGAGGCCCTCAAAGTGGACTACGCAGAGCTGGACATCGCCTGCAACGAGCAGAATCGCATGTGGATGAGGCAGAACGTCCCCGAGGAGAAGAAGCCCGCCAACGGCATCCCGTTGCCGCCGCAGATTTTCAACGAGGACAGCTACTGTGGG GACTATGACACATTCTTCGACGCCAAGGAGGACAACTCGGTGTTTGCCTTCCTGGGTTTGGCCCCTCCTCCTGGATCCAAG GAAGCACTGCAGGCTGACAAGAAGCACATTCTGCAGAACGGAACCCACACTGAAGAAAACCCTGACAACTCAGTA GAGGTGCCAGTCGAGGAGCACAACGGGGATGCACACGGAGGGGAGGAGCAGGAACAGGCAGCTGATGAGGAGGAAGGTGAGGGCGTCGAGGCAGACAAGGTGGGAAATGCAGGAGacgacgaagaggaggaggaggaggaggaggaggccgtGGAAGAAACAGACGAG CAGGcacaagaagaggaagaagaggaagaacaa gaggaagaagaggaggaagcagaAGAG
- the get1 gene encoding guided entry of tail-anchored proteins factor 1 → MAWFLVLSSVFLCNLMKTLLPTISSFLSKLVQKDAEQENEMRAEIQQMKKEQSSISMMDEFARYARLERKINKTTDKLKTHVQSRTAQQAKMKWVVNIVFYILQAALMISLIWKYYSDPVTVVPSKWIAPVERLVAFPTGVAGGVGITCWLVVCNKVVTLGLNAIS, encoded by the exons ATGGCGTGGTTCCTGGTTCTCAGCTCCGTGTTTCTCTGCAACCTCATGAAAACACTCCTGCCGACTATATCGTCTTTT CTCTCAAAGCTGGTGCAGAAAGACGCTGAGCAGGAGAATGAGATGAGGGCTGAGATCCAGCAGATGAAGAAGGAGCAGTCCTCCATCAGCATGATGGACGAGTTTGCGAGATATGCTAGGTTGGAGCGCAAAATTAACAAAACGACAGACAAGCTGAAGACCCACG TGCAGTCGAGAACAGCTCAACAAGCCAAAATGAAATGGGTTGTGAACATTGTCTTTTACATACTGCAG GCTGCTCTGATGATCTCACTGATATGGAAGTACTACTCTGATCCGGTGACTGTGGTCCCCAGCAAGTGGATCGCCCCCGTGGAGCGACTGGTGGCTTTTCCGACAGGAGTGGCAG GTGGTGTGGGAATCACGTGCTGGCTGGTGGTTTGCAACAAAGTGGTCACACTGGGGCTTAATGCCATCAGCTAA
- the sh3bgr gene encoding SH3 domain-binding glutamic acid-rich protein isoform X11 codes for MKPEAWRQKYPPAAWVYVCVCVCGISAFLRPGCDLIIEEADCSFKTNLVASILSNKPRKMVIKVFLATSSGSTAIKKKQQDVVGFLEALKVDYAELDIACNEQNRMWMRQNVPEEKKPANGIPLPPQIFNEDSYCGDYDTFFDAKEDNSVFAFLGLAPPPGSKQAQEEEEEEEQEEEVE; via the exons ATGAAGCCTGAAGCCTGGAGACAAAAATACCCCCCAGCAGCttgggtgtatgtgtgtgtgtgtgtgtgtgggatctCAGCGTTTCTCCGTCCTGGGTGCGATCTAATAATAGAAGAGGCAGACTGCTCCTTTAAGACCAACCTTGTTGCTTCTATTCTATCAAATAAACCCAGAAAAATGGTGATCAAAGTCTTCCTCGCCACTTCCTCGGGATCCACGGCG ATCAAGAAGAAGCAGCAAGATGTGGTGGGCTTCTTGGAGGCCCTCAAAGTGGACTACGCAGAGCTGGACATCGCCTGCAACGAGCAGAATCGCATGTGGATGAGGCAGAACGTCCCCGAGGAGAAGAAGCCCGCCAACGGCATCCCGTTGCCGCCGCAGATTTTCAACGAGGACAGCTACTGTGGG GACTATGACACATTCTTCGACGCCAAGGAGGACAACTCGGTGTTTGCCTTCCTGGGTTTGGCCCCTCCTCCTGGATCCAAG CAGGcacaagaagaggaagaagaggaagaacaa
- the sh3bgr gene encoding SH3 domain-binding glutamic acid-rich protein isoform X4, which translates to MKPEAWRQKYPPAAWVYVCVCVCGISAFLRPGCDLIIEEADCSFKTNLVASILSNKPRKMVIKVFLATSSGSTAIKKKQQDVVGFLEALKVDYAELDIACNEQNRMWMRQNVPEEKKPANGIPLPPQIFNEDSYCGDYDTFFDAKEDNSVFAFLGLAPPPGSKEALQADKKHILQNGTHTEENPDNSVEVPVEEHNGDAHGGEEQEQAADEEEGEGVEADKVGNAGDDEEEEEEEEEAVEETDEQAQEEEEEEEQEEEELQQLEVDSCDMFYVLLAHLSSFPTIHPLLSFYCII; encoded by the exons ATGAAGCCTGAAGCCTGGAGACAAAAATACCCCCCAGCAGCttgggtgtatgtgtgtgtgtgtgtgtgtgggatctCAGCGTTTCTCCGTCCTGGGTGCGATCTAATAATAGAAGAGGCAGACTGCTCCTTTAAGACCAACCTTGTTGCTTCTATTCTATCAAATAAACCCAGAAAAATGGTGATCAAAGTCTTCCTCGCCACTTCCTCGGGATCCACGGCG ATCAAGAAGAAGCAGCAAGATGTGGTGGGCTTCTTGGAGGCCCTCAAAGTGGACTACGCAGAGCTGGACATCGCCTGCAACGAGCAGAATCGCATGTGGATGAGGCAGAACGTCCCCGAGGAGAAGAAGCCCGCCAACGGCATCCCGTTGCCGCCGCAGATTTTCAACGAGGACAGCTACTGTGGG GACTATGACACATTCTTCGACGCCAAGGAGGACAACTCGGTGTTTGCCTTCCTGGGTTTGGCCCCTCCTCCTGGATCCAAG GAAGCACTGCAGGCTGACAAGAAGCACATTCTGCAGAACGGAACCCACACTGAAGAAAACCCTGACAACTCAGTA GAGGTGCCAGTCGAGGAGCACAACGGGGATGCACACGGAGGGGAGGAGCAGGAACAGGCAGCTGATGAGGAGGAAGGTGAGGGCGTCGAGGCAGACAAGGTGGGAAATGCAGGAGacgacgaagaggaggaggaggaggaggaggaggccgtGGAAGAAACAGACGAG CAGGcacaagaagaggaagaagaggaagaacaa GAGGAAGAAGAGCTACAGCAGCTTGAGGTAGATTCATGTGATATGTTTTATGTGCTCTTAGCTCATCTTAGCTCCTTTCCAACCATCCATCCTCTGCTGTCATTTTATTGCATCATTTGA
- the sh3bgr gene encoding SH3 domain-binding glutamic acid-rich protein isoform X2, which yields MKPEAWRQKYPPAAWVYVCVCVCGISAFLRPGCDLIIEEADCSFKTNLVASILSNKPRKMVIKVFLATSSGSTAIKKKQQDVVGFLEALKVDYAELDIACNEQNRMWMRQNVPEEKKPANGIPLPPQIFNEDSYCGDYDTFFDAKEDNSVFAFLGLAPPPGSKEALQADKKHILQNGTHTEENPDNSEVPVEEHNGDAHGGEEQEQAADEEEGEGVEADKVGNAGDDEEEEEEEEEAVEETDEQAQEEEEEEEQEEEDLQSEVTVRRRSSPSTVLSYRHHHRGFDDAVGLGWSGRRSWCAAFPHLQTRQLSSPFP from the exons ATGAAGCCTGAAGCCTGGAGACAAAAATACCCCCCAGCAGCttgggtgtatgtgtgtgtgtgtgtgtgtgggatctCAGCGTTTCTCCGTCCTGGGTGCGATCTAATAATAGAAGAGGCAGACTGCTCCTTTAAGACCAACCTTGTTGCTTCTATTCTATCAAATAAACCCAGAAAAATGGTGATCAAAGTCTTCCTCGCCACTTCCTCGGGATCCACGGCG ATCAAGAAGAAGCAGCAAGATGTGGTGGGCTTCTTGGAGGCCCTCAAAGTGGACTACGCAGAGCTGGACATCGCCTGCAACGAGCAGAATCGCATGTGGATGAGGCAGAACGTCCCCGAGGAGAAGAAGCCCGCCAACGGCATCCCGTTGCCGCCGCAGATTTTCAACGAGGACAGCTACTGTGGG GACTATGACACATTCTTCGACGCCAAGGAGGACAACTCGGTGTTTGCCTTCCTGGGTTTGGCCCCTCCTCCTGGATCCAAG GAAGCACTGCAGGCTGACAAGAAGCACATTCTGCAGAACGGAACCCACACTGAAGAAAACCCTGACAACTCA GAGGTGCCAGTCGAGGAGCACAACGGGGATGCACACGGAGGGGAGGAGCAGGAACAGGCAGCTGATGAGGAGGAAGGTGAGGGCGTCGAGGCAGACAAGGTGGGAAATGCAGGAGacgacgaagaggaggaggaggaggaggaggaggccgtGGAAGAAACAGACGAG CAGGcacaagaagaggaagaagaggaagaacaa GAGGAAGAGGATTTGCAGTCAGAGGTAACTGTGCGTCGACGATCCTCACCGTCCACGGTTCTTTCATATAGACATCACCACCGTGGGTTTGACGATGCGGTTGGGTTAGGTTGGAGTGGGAGGAGGTCTTGGTGTGCTGCTTTCCCTCATCTTCAAACACGTCAACTCTCTTCCCCTTTtccatga
- the sh3bgr gene encoding SH3 domain-binding glutamic acid-rich protein isoform X9: MKPEAWRQKYPPAAWVYVCVCVCGISAFLRPGCDLIIEEADCSFKTNLVASILSNKPRKMVIKVFLATSSGSTAIKKKQQDVVGFLEALKVDYAELDIACNEQNRMWMRQNVPEEKKPANGIPLPPQIFNEDSYCGDYDTFFDAKEDNSVFAFLGLAPPPGSKQAQEEEEEEEQEEEELQQLEVDSCDMFYVLLAHLSSFPTIHPLLSFYCII, encoded by the exons ATGAAGCCTGAAGCCTGGAGACAAAAATACCCCCCAGCAGCttgggtgtatgtgtgtgtgtgtgtgtgtgggatctCAGCGTTTCTCCGTCCTGGGTGCGATCTAATAATAGAAGAGGCAGACTGCTCCTTTAAGACCAACCTTGTTGCTTCTATTCTATCAAATAAACCCAGAAAAATGGTGATCAAAGTCTTCCTCGCCACTTCCTCGGGATCCACGGCG ATCAAGAAGAAGCAGCAAGATGTGGTGGGCTTCTTGGAGGCCCTCAAAGTGGACTACGCAGAGCTGGACATCGCCTGCAACGAGCAGAATCGCATGTGGATGAGGCAGAACGTCCCCGAGGAGAAGAAGCCCGCCAACGGCATCCCGTTGCCGCCGCAGATTTTCAACGAGGACAGCTACTGTGGG GACTATGACACATTCTTCGACGCCAAGGAGGACAACTCGGTGTTTGCCTTCCTGGGTTTGGCCCCTCCTCCTGGATCCAAG CAGGcacaagaagaggaagaagaggaagaacaa GAGGAAGAAGAGCTACAGCAGCTTGAGGTAGATTCATGTGATATGTTTTATGTGCTCTTAGCTCATCTTAGCTCCTTTCCAACCATCCATCCTCTGCTGTCATTTTATTGCATCATTTGA
- the sh3bgr gene encoding SH3 domain-binding glutamic acid-rich protein isoform X10, whose product MKPEAWRQKYPPAAWVYVCVCVCGISAFLRPGCDLIIEEADCSFKTNLVASILSNKPRKMVIKVFLATSSGSTAIKKKQQDVVGFLEALKVDYAELDIACNEQNRMWMRQNVPEEKKPANGIPLPPQIFNEDSYCGDYDTFFDAKEDNSVFAFLGLAPPPGSKQAQEEEEEEEQEEEEEEAEEEEEVE is encoded by the exons ATGAAGCCTGAAGCCTGGAGACAAAAATACCCCCCAGCAGCttgggtgtatgtgtgtgtgtgtgtgtgtgggatctCAGCGTTTCTCCGTCCTGGGTGCGATCTAATAATAGAAGAGGCAGACTGCTCCTTTAAGACCAACCTTGTTGCTTCTATTCTATCAAATAAACCCAGAAAAATGGTGATCAAAGTCTTCCTCGCCACTTCCTCGGGATCCACGGCG ATCAAGAAGAAGCAGCAAGATGTGGTGGGCTTCTTGGAGGCCCTCAAAGTGGACTACGCAGAGCTGGACATCGCCTGCAACGAGCAGAATCGCATGTGGATGAGGCAGAACGTCCCCGAGGAGAAGAAGCCCGCCAACGGCATCCCGTTGCCGCCGCAGATTTTCAACGAGGACAGCTACTGTGGG GACTATGACACATTCTTCGACGCCAAGGAGGACAACTCGGTGTTTGCCTTCCTGGGTTTGGCCCCTCCTCCTGGATCCAAG CAGGcacaagaagaggaagaagaggaagaacaa gaggaagaagaggaggaagcagaAGAG
- the sh3bgr gene encoding SH3 domain-binding glutamic acid-rich protein isoform X3: protein MKPEAWRQKYPPAAWVYVCVCVCGISAFLRPGCDLIIEEADCSFKTNLVASILSNKPRKMVIKVFLATSSGSTAIKKKQQDVVGFLEALKVDYAELDIACNEQNRMWMRQNVPEEKKPANGIPLPPQIFNEDSYCGDYDTFFDAKEDNSVFAFLGLAPPPGSKEALQADKKHILQNGTHTEENPDNSVEVPVEEHNGDAHGGEEQEQAADEEEGEGVEADKVGNAGDDEEEEEEEEEAVEETDEQAQEEEEEEEQEEEDLQSEEEEELQQLEVDSCDMFYVLLAHLSSFPTIHPLLSFYCII, encoded by the exons ATGAAGCCTGAAGCCTGGAGACAAAAATACCCCCCAGCAGCttgggtgtatgtgtgtgtgtgtgtgtgtgggatctCAGCGTTTCTCCGTCCTGGGTGCGATCTAATAATAGAAGAGGCAGACTGCTCCTTTAAGACCAACCTTGTTGCTTCTATTCTATCAAATAAACCCAGAAAAATGGTGATCAAAGTCTTCCTCGCCACTTCCTCGGGATCCACGGCG ATCAAGAAGAAGCAGCAAGATGTGGTGGGCTTCTTGGAGGCCCTCAAAGTGGACTACGCAGAGCTGGACATCGCCTGCAACGAGCAGAATCGCATGTGGATGAGGCAGAACGTCCCCGAGGAGAAGAAGCCCGCCAACGGCATCCCGTTGCCGCCGCAGATTTTCAACGAGGACAGCTACTGTGGG GACTATGACACATTCTTCGACGCCAAGGAGGACAACTCGGTGTTTGCCTTCCTGGGTTTGGCCCCTCCTCCTGGATCCAAG GAAGCACTGCAGGCTGACAAGAAGCACATTCTGCAGAACGGAACCCACACTGAAGAAAACCCTGACAACTCAGTA GAGGTGCCAGTCGAGGAGCACAACGGGGATGCACACGGAGGGGAGGAGCAGGAACAGGCAGCTGATGAGGAGGAAGGTGAGGGCGTCGAGGCAGACAAGGTGGGAAATGCAGGAGacgacgaagaggaggaggaggaggaggaggaggccgtGGAAGAAACAGACGAG CAGGcacaagaagaggaagaagaggaagaacaa GAGGAAGAGGATTTGCAGTCAGAG GAGGAAGAAGAGCTACAGCAGCTTGAGGTAGATTCATGTGATATGTTTTATGTGCTCTTAGCTCATCTTAGCTCCTTTCCAACCATCCATCCTCTGCTGTCATTTTATTGCATCATTTGA
- the sh3bgr gene encoding SH3 domain-binding glutamic acid-rich protein isoform X5: MKPEAWRQKYPPAAWVYVCVCVCGISAFLRPGCDLIIEEADCSFKTNLVASILSNKPRKMVIKVFLATSSGSTAIKKKQQDVVGFLEALKVDYAELDIACNEQNRMWMRQNVPEEKKPANGIPLPPQIFNEDSYCGDYDTFFDAKEDNSVFAFLGLAPPPGSKEALQADKKHILQNGTHTEENPDNSVEVPVEEHNGDAHGGEEQEQAADEEEGEGVEADKVGNAGDDEEEEEEEEEAVEETDEQAQEEEEEEEQEEEDLQSEEEEELQQLEEEEEEEAEEEEEVE, from the exons ATGAAGCCTGAAGCCTGGAGACAAAAATACCCCCCAGCAGCttgggtgtatgtgtgtgtgtgtgtgtgtgggatctCAGCGTTTCTCCGTCCTGGGTGCGATCTAATAATAGAAGAGGCAGACTGCTCCTTTAAGACCAACCTTGTTGCTTCTATTCTATCAAATAAACCCAGAAAAATGGTGATCAAAGTCTTCCTCGCCACTTCCTCGGGATCCACGGCG ATCAAGAAGAAGCAGCAAGATGTGGTGGGCTTCTTGGAGGCCCTCAAAGTGGACTACGCAGAGCTGGACATCGCCTGCAACGAGCAGAATCGCATGTGGATGAGGCAGAACGTCCCCGAGGAGAAGAAGCCCGCCAACGGCATCCCGTTGCCGCCGCAGATTTTCAACGAGGACAGCTACTGTGGG GACTATGACACATTCTTCGACGCCAAGGAGGACAACTCGGTGTTTGCCTTCCTGGGTTTGGCCCCTCCTCCTGGATCCAAG GAAGCACTGCAGGCTGACAAGAAGCACATTCTGCAGAACGGAACCCACACTGAAGAAAACCCTGACAACTCAGTA GAGGTGCCAGTCGAGGAGCACAACGGGGATGCACACGGAGGGGAGGAGCAGGAACAGGCAGCTGATGAGGAGGAAGGTGAGGGCGTCGAGGCAGACAAGGTGGGAAATGCAGGAGacgacgaagaggaggaggaggaggaggaggaggccgtGGAAGAAACAGACGAG CAGGcacaagaagaggaagaagaggaagaacaa GAGGAAGAGGATTTGCAGTCAGAG GAGGAAGAAGAGCTACAGCAGCTTGAG gaggaagaagaggaggaagcagaAGAG
- the sh3bgr gene encoding SH3 domain-binding glutamic acid-rich protein isoform X8 codes for MKPEAWRQKYPPAAWVYVCVCVCGISAFLRPGCDLIIEEADCSFKTNLVASILSNKPRKMVIKVFLATSSGSTAIKKKQQDVVGFLEALKVDYAELDIACNEQNRMWMRQNVPEEKKPANGIPLPPQIFNEDSYCGDYDTFFDAKEDNSVFAFLGLAPPPGSKQAQEEEEEEEQEEEDLQSEVTVRRRSSPSTVLSYRHHHRGFDDAVGLGWSGRRSWCAAFPHLQTRQLSSPFP; via the exons ATGAAGCCTGAAGCCTGGAGACAAAAATACCCCCCAGCAGCttgggtgtatgtgtgtgtgtgtgtgtgtgggatctCAGCGTTTCTCCGTCCTGGGTGCGATCTAATAATAGAAGAGGCAGACTGCTCCTTTAAGACCAACCTTGTTGCTTCTATTCTATCAAATAAACCCAGAAAAATGGTGATCAAAGTCTTCCTCGCCACTTCCTCGGGATCCACGGCG ATCAAGAAGAAGCAGCAAGATGTGGTGGGCTTCTTGGAGGCCCTCAAAGTGGACTACGCAGAGCTGGACATCGCCTGCAACGAGCAGAATCGCATGTGGATGAGGCAGAACGTCCCCGAGGAGAAGAAGCCCGCCAACGGCATCCCGTTGCCGCCGCAGATTTTCAACGAGGACAGCTACTGTGGG GACTATGACACATTCTTCGACGCCAAGGAGGACAACTCGGTGTTTGCCTTCCTGGGTTTGGCCCCTCCTCCTGGATCCAAG CAGGcacaagaagaggaagaagaggaagaacaa GAGGAAGAGGATTTGCAGTCAGAGGTAACTGTGCGTCGACGATCCTCACCGTCCACGGTTCTTTCATATAGACATCACCACCGTGGGTTTGACGATGCGGTTGGGTTAGGTTGGAGTGGGAGGAGGTCTTGGTGTGCTGCTTTCCCTCATCTTCAAACACGTCAACTCTCTTCCCCTTTtccatga
- the sh3bgr gene encoding SH3 domain-binding glutamic acid-rich protein isoform X1: MKPEAWRQKYPPAAWVYVCVCVCGISAFLRPGCDLIIEEADCSFKTNLVASILSNKPRKMVIKVFLATSSGSTAIKKKQQDVVGFLEALKVDYAELDIACNEQNRMWMRQNVPEEKKPANGIPLPPQIFNEDSYCGDYDTFFDAKEDNSVFAFLGLAPPPGSKEALQADKKHILQNGTHTEENPDNSVEVPVEEHNGDAHGGEEQEQAADEEEGEGVEADKVGNAGDDEEEEEEEEEAVEETDEQAQEEEEEEEQEEEDLQSEVTVRRRSSPSTVLSYRHHHRGFDDAVGLGWSGRRSWCAAFPHLQTRQLSSPFP, translated from the exons ATGAAGCCTGAAGCCTGGAGACAAAAATACCCCCCAGCAGCttgggtgtatgtgtgtgtgtgtgtgtgtgggatctCAGCGTTTCTCCGTCCTGGGTGCGATCTAATAATAGAAGAGGCAGACTGCTCCTTTAAGACCAACCTTGTTGCTTCTATTCTATCAAATAAACCCAGAAAAATGGTGATCAAAGTCTTCCTCGCCACTTCCTCGGGATCCACGGCG ATCAAGAAGAAGCAGCAAGATGTGGTGGGCTTCTTGGAGGCCCTCAAAGTGGACTACGCAGAGCTGGACATCGCCTGCAACGAGCAGAATCGCATGTGGATGAGGCAGAACGTCCCCGAGGAGAAGAAGCCCGCCAACGGCATCCCGTTGCCGCCGCAGATTTTCAACGAGGACAGCTACTGTGGG GACTATGACACATTCTTCGACGCCAAGGAGGACAACTCGGTGTTTGCCTTCCTGGGTTTGGCCCCTCCTCCTGGATCCAAG GAAGCACTGCAGGCTGACAAGAAGCACATTCTGCAGAACGGAACCCACACTGAAGAAAACCCTGACAACTCAGTA GAGGTGCCAGTCGAGGAGCACAACGGGGATGCACACGGAGGGGAGGAGCAGGAACAGGCAGCTGATGAGGAGGAAGGTGAGGGCGTCGAGGCAGACAAGGTGGGAAATGCAGGAGacgacgaagaggaggaggaggaggaggaggaggccgtGGAAGAAACAGACGAG CAGGcacaagaagaggaagaagaggaagaacaa GAGGAAGAGGATTTGCAGTCAGAGGTAACTGTGCGTCGACGATCCTCACCGTCCACGGTTCTTTCATATAGACATCACCACCGTGGGTTTGACGATGCGGTTGGGTTAGGTTGGAGTGGGAGGAGGTCTTGGTGTGCTGCTTTCCCTCATCTTCAAACACGTCAACTCTCTTCCCCTTTtccatga